From Klebsiella electrica, the proteins below share one genomic window:
- the artJ gene encoding arginine ABC transporter substrate-binding protein ArtJ, whose product MKKLLLAAMFATTAFNAAAAEKISFGVSATYPPFESMDANNQIVGFDLDLAKALCKQMQADCTFTNHAFDSLIPALKFKKYDAVISGMDITPERSKQVAFTDPYYANSALVIAKKDAFHSFADLKGKRIGMENGTTHQKYLQDKHPEVKTVAYDSYQNAIIDLKNGRIDGVFGDTAVVNEWLKTNPQLGVATPKVTDPQYFGTGLGIAVRPDNKALLEKLNGALKAIKADGTYQKISNQWFPQ is encoded by the coding sequence ATGAAGAAGTTACTGTTAGCCGCAATGTTCGCCACTACCGCATTTAACGCGGCCGCAGCAGAGAAGATCAGCTTCGGCGTTTCGGCGACCTACCCTCCTTTTGAATCCATGGATGCTAACAATCAGATCGTCGGTTTCGATCTGGATCTGGCGAAAGCACTGTGCAAACAGATGCAGGCTGACTGTACCTTTACCAACCACGCTTTCGATAGCCTGATCCCGGCGCTGAAATTTAAAAAATATGACGCGGTGATTTCCGGCATGGACATTACCCCGGAGCGCAGCAAGCAGGTCGCCTTTACCGATCCGTACTACGCTAACTCGGCGCTGGTTATCGCTAAAAAAGACGCCTTCCACTCCTTTGCCGATCTGAAAGGCAAACGTATTGGCATGGAAAACGGCACTACCCACCAGAAATATCTGCAGGACAAACATCCGGAAGTCAAAACCGTCGCCTATGATAGCTATCAGAACGCGATTATCGACCTGAAAAATGGCCGTATTGACGGGGTGTTTGGCGATACCGCGGTGGTGAATGAGTGGCTGAAGACCAACCCACAGCTGGGCGTCGCCACGCCTAAAGTGACCGACCCGCAATACTTCGGCACCGGCCTCGGCATCGCGGTACGTCCGGACAACAAGGCGCTGCTGGAAAAACTCAATGGCGCGCTGAAAGCGATTAAAGCGGACGGCACGTATCAGAAAATCAGCAATCAGTGGTTCCCGCAGTAA
- a CDS encoding sensor histidine kinase: MMRRLSLSQRLALVFTSLLLLCAAAVCVVQLYSSAQYGNAMVQRLSVGLAQQIVAREPLLDARGQVNREALKPLFDRLMVFNPSVELYLVSPDGELLADAAPPGHIKRQRVDIVPIQTFLSGGTWPVYGDDPRSQDQRKVFSVAPLNVDGQLRGYLYIILQGETFNELAASAWQKTLGSLLVWTLLLVALFGLLAGGLAWYWVTRPVRQLTAQVGIPGEDSIGAIKLLAAQAPDPHPGNEVAILHNRFIDLARQIAGQWDRLADSDRQRREFIANISHDLRTPLTSLLGYLETLTLKADRLSAEESKRYLNIALRQGNKVRSLSQQLFELARLEHGGIKLQPEKFVLAELVQDVAQKFDLAIATRHIRLQLSLAGGLPPVVADLSMMERVLTNLLDNAIRHTPDGGNISLTARQQGAEMVVDVADSGPGVAGELRATLFERPSVLEPGQSPESRGGLGLMIVRRMLQLHGGDIHLVDVPAGASFRFTLPLRS, translated from the coding sequence ATGATGCGTCGCTTAAGCCTGAGCCAGCGCCTGGCGTTGGTGTTCACTTCGCTGCTGCTGCTTTGCGCGGCGGCGGTCTGCGTGGTTCAGCTGTACAGCAGCGCGCAATACGGTAATGCGATGGTCCAGCGTCTTTCGGTCGGGCTGGCGCAGCAGATTGTTGCCCGTGAACCGCTGCTCGATGCGCGGGGCCAGGTTAATCGCGAGGCGCTGAAACCGCTTTTCGACCGGCTGATGGTCTTCAATCCCAGCGTCGAGCTCTATCTGGTCTCTCCTGACGGCGAGCTGCTGGCGGATGCTGCGCCGCCGGGCCATATCAAACGCCAGCGCGTTGACATCGTGCCGATCCAGACGTTTCTCTCCGGTGGCACCTGGCCGGTGTACGGCGACGATCCGCGTAGCCAGGATCAGCGCAAGGTGTTCAGCGTGGCGCCGCTGAATGTCGACGGCCAGCTGCGCGGCTATCTCTATATTATCCTGCAAGGGGAAACCTTTAATGAGCTGGCGGCCAGCGCCTGGCAGAAGACGCTGGGAAGCCTGCTTGTCTGGACGCTGCTGCTGGTGGCCCTGTTTGGTCTGCTGGCCGGCGGACTGGCCTGGTATTGGGTGACGCGCCCGGTACGCCAGCTAACCGCGCAGGTGGGGATCCCCGGAGAAGACAGCATCGGGGCGATTAAACTGCTGGCGGCGCAAGCGCCGGATCCGCATCCGGGGAATGAAGTGGCGATCCTGCATAACCGGTTTATCGACCTGGCCCGGCAGATCGCCGGACAGTGGGATCGGCTAGCTGACAGCGATCGCCAGCGGCGTGAGTTTATCGCCAATATTTCTCACGATCTGCGCACTCCGCTGACGTCGCTGCTGGGCTATCTCGAGACGCTGACGCTGAAAGCCGATCGGCTGAGTGCGGAAGAAAGCAAACGCTACCTCAATATTGCGCTGCGCCAGGGGAATAAAGTCCGCTCTCTTTCCCAGCAGTTGTTTGAGCTGGCGCGCCTTGAGCATGGCGGCATCAAGCTGCAGCCGGAGAAATTTGTGCTGGCGGAGCTGGTTCAGGACGTGGCGCAGAAGTTCGACCTGGCGATTGCCACCCGCCATATCCGCTTACAGCTCTCGCTGGCCGGGGGATTGCCGCCGGTGGTGGCGGATTTATCGATGATGGAGCGGGTGTTGACCAATTTGCTGGATAACGCGATTCGCCATACGCCGGATGGCGGCAATATCAGCCTGACGGCCCGTCAGCAGGGGGCGGAGATGGTGGTTGACGTCGCCGATAGCGGTCCCGGCGTTGCTGGCGAGCTGCGGGCCACATTGTTTGAGAGGCCTTCGGTGCTGGAGCCCGGCCAGAGCCCGGAATCACGAGGCGGGTTGGGGCTGATGATTGTGCGGCGGATGCTGCAACTGCACGGCGGTGATATTCACCTGGTGGATGTGCCGGCAGGGGCCAGCTTCCGCTTTACCCTGCCGTTGCGCTCATAG
- a CDS encoding response regulator transcription factor, protein MAKKILLVEDDDDIAALLRLNLQDEGYQIVHEADGAQALVQLEKGGWDAAILDLMLPNVDGLEICRRIRQMTRYLPVIIISARASETHRVLGLEMGADDYLAKPFSVIELVARVKALFRRQEAMGLNLLMDSGRIDCHGLSIDPLSREIRLHDELVDLTPREFDLLYYFARHPGEVFSRLALLDRVWGYQHEGYEHTVNTHINRLRSKIERDPAEPEIILTVWGKGYKFAPARKGAGQ, encoded by the coding sequence ATGGCAAAGAAAATCCTGTTGGTCGAAGATGACGACGATATTGCCGCGTTGCTGCGTTTAAATCTGCAGGATGAGGGATATCAGATTGTGCATGAAGCGGACGGCGCGCAGGCGCTGGTGCAGCTGGAAAAGGGCGGCTGGGATGCGGCGATTCTTGACCTGATGCTGCCCAATGTCGATGGGCTGGAGATTTGCCGGCGCATTCGCCAGATGACCCGCTACCTGCCGGTGATTATTATCAGCGCCCGCGCCAGCGAGACGCACCGCGTGCTGGGGCTGGAAATGGGGGCGGACGACTACCTGGCCAAACCGTTTTCGGTTATCGAACTGGTTGCGCGAGTCAAAGCGCTGTTTCGCCGCCAGGAGGCGATGGGGCTCAATTTGCTGATGGATTCCGGGCGTATTGATTGCCACGGTCTGAGCATCGACCCGCTTTCGCGCGAAATCAGACTGCATGACGAACTGGTGGATCTGACGCCGCGCGAATTTGACCTGCTGTACTACTTTGCCCGCCATCCCGGCGAGGTCTTTTCTCGTCTGGCTCTGCTTGACCGCGTCTGGGGCTACCAGCATGAAGGCTATGAGCATACGGTCAATACGCATATCAACCGCCTGCGCAGTAAAATCGAACGCGACCCGGCGGAGCCGGAAATCATTCTGACGGTCTGGGGCAAGGGCTATAAATTCGCGCCCGCGCGTAAAGGAGCCGGGCAATGA
- the rlmC gene encoding 23S rRNA (uracil(747)-C(5))-methyltransferase RlmC gives MHCALYDAGRCRSCQWLERPLTQQLASKMADLRTLLADSPVVTWFEPVSGPQAGFRNKAKMVVSGSVERPLLGMLHRDGSPEDLTECPLYPASFAPVFAALKPFIARAGLTPYNIARKRGELKYLLLTESQLDGGMMLRFVLRSLTKLEQLRTALPWLQAQLPQLKVITANIQPVHMAIMEGEQEILLSEQPALAENFNGVPLWIRPQSFFQTNPSVASQLYATARDWVRQLPVKHMWDLFCGVGGFGLHCATPQMRLTGIEIAPEAIASAKQSAAELGLSNLHFQALDSTQFATAEGEIPELVLVNPPRRGIGRELCDYLCRMAPPFIIYSSCNAQTMAQDIARLPGYRVERVQLFDMFPHTAHYEVLTLLVREV, from the coding sequence ATGCACTGCGCACTCTATGACGCGGGCCGCTGTCGCTCCTGTCAGTGGCTGGAACGGCCGTTAACACAACAGCTCGCCAGTAAAATGGCCGACCTCAGAACGTTGTTGGCGGACAGCCCGGTCGTGACATGGTTTGAGCCGGTTTCCGGCCCGCAAGCCGGTTTTCGCAACAAAGCCAAAATGGTGGTCAGCGGCAGCGTTGAACGCCCGCTGCTGGGGATGTTGCACCGCGATGGCAGCCCGGAAGACCTGACCGAATGTCCGCTTTATCCGGCCAGTTTTGCGCCGGTTTTTGCCGCGCTGAAACCGTTTATCGCCCGCGCCGGGTTAACGCCCTATAACATCGCCCGCAAGCGCGGCGAGCTGAAGTATCTGCTGCTGACGGAAAGCCAACTGGATGGCGGCATGATGCTGCGTTTTGTGCTGCGCTCGCTGACAAAACTGGAACAGCTCCGCACCGCGCTGCCGTGGCTGCAGGCGCAGCTCCCGCAGCTGAAGGTGATTACCGCCAATATTCAGCCGGTACATATGGCCATTATGGAAGGCGAGCAGGAGATTCTCTTAAGCGAGCAGCCGGCGCTGGCGGAGAACTTTAACGGCGTACCGCTGTGGATCCGCCCGCAGAGTTTCTTTCAAACCAACCCGAGCGTTGCCAGCCAGCTGTATGCGACCGCTCGCGATTGGGTGCGCCAGCTGCCGGTCAAGCATATGTGGGATCTGTTCTGCGGAGTGGGGGGCTTTGGCCTGCACTGCGCCACGCCGCAAATGCGCCTGACCGGGATTGAGATTGCGCCGGAGGCTATCGCCAGCGCGAAGCAGTCTGCCGCTGAACTGGGCCTGAGCAATCTGCATTTTCAGGCGCTGGACTCGACGCAGTTTGCCACCGCGGAGGGCGAGATTCCTGAGCTGGTGCTGGTCAACCCGCCGCGCCGTGGGATCGGCCGCGAGCTGTGCGACTATTTATGCCGTATGGCGCCGCCCTTTATTATCTACTCCAGCTGTAACGCGCAGACGATGGCGCAAGATATTGCGCGGCTGCCGGGCTATCGGGTTGAGCGGGTGCAGCTGTTTGATATGTTCCCTCATACCGCCCACTACGAAGTGCTGACGCTGCTGGTTCGCGAAGTTTAA
- a CDS encoding YbjO family protein: MGLFTKTRSSHARLNVPALVQVAAFAIILIRGVDLLMILNQLGIGGIEAFIHRSVQTWTLTLVFLSSLLLVFIEIWCAFSLVKGRNLARWIFLLTQIIVTGYLWAASLGYGYPELFSIAGESKREILRSLVMQKLPDFLVLALLFVPASCRRFFRLQ; encoded by the coding sequence TTGGGACTGTTTACAAAAACTCGTTCATCTCATGCGCGTCTTAACGTTCCTGCGCTGGTGCAGGTGGCGGCGTTCGCCATTATTTTGATTCGCGGCGTGGATCTGCTGATGATCCTCAATCAGCTGGGGATCGGTGGGATAGAGGCGTTTATTCATCGTAGCGTGCAGACATGGACCCTGACGCTGGTATTTCTCTCCAGCCTGCTGCTGGTCTTTATTGAGATCTGGTGCGCATTTTCACTGGTGAAAGGGCGGAACCTGGCGCGCTGGATCTTTCTCCTGACGCAAATTATTGTCACCGGTTATCTCTGGGCGGCCTCGCTGGGGTATGGCTATCCGGAGCTGTTCAGTATTGCCGGCGAGTCAAAACGTGAAATTCTGCGTTCTCTGGTGATGCAAAAACTGCCTGATTTTCTGGTGCTGGCGCTGCTGTTTGTTCCGGCGTCGTGTCGACGGTTTTTCCGACTGCAATAA
- the potI gene encoding putrescine ABC transporter permease PotI, with product MNDLPVVRSPWRILILVLGFTFLYAPMLMLVIYSFNSSKLVTVWAGWSTRWYSELFHDDAMMSAVGLSLTIATCAATAAAILGTIAAVVMVRFGRFRGSNGFAFMITAPLVMPDVITGLSLLLLFVALGHAIGWPSDRGMLTIWLAHVTFCTAYVAVVISSRLRELDHSIEEAAMDLGAPPLKVFFIITLPMIMPAVISGWLLAFTLSLDDLVIASFVSGPGATTLPMLVFSSVRMGVNPEINALATLILGVVGIVGFIAWYLMARAEKQRVRDIQRARRS from the coding sequence ATGAATGATTTGCCGGTAGTCCGTTCGCCGTGGCGAATTTTAATCCTCGTGCTCGGCTTTACCTTTTTGTATGCGCCGATGCTAATGCTGGTGATTTACTCATTCAACAGCTCGAAGCTGGTGACGGTGTGGGCGGGTTGGTCGACACGCTGGTACAGCGAGTTGTTCCATGATGATGCGATGATGAGCGCCGTCGGGCTGAGTCTGACTATCGCCACCTGCGCGGCGACGGCGGCAGCGATTCTGGGCACCATTGCCGCGGTGGTGATGGTGCGCTTTGGCCGCTTCCGTGGTTCGAACGGCTTTGCCTTTATGATTACCGCGCCGCTGGTGATGCCGGATGTCATTACCGGGCTGTCGCTGCTGCTGCTGTTTGTCGCGCTCGGGCACGCCATCGGCTGGCCGTCGGATCGCGGCATGCTGACCATCTGGCTGGCGCACGTCACCTTCTGTACCGCCTATGTGGCGGTGGTGATTTCGTCGCGCCTGCGTGAACTGGACCACTCTATTGAGGAGGCGGCGATGGATTTAGGCGCGCCGCCGCTGAAGGTCTTTTTCATCATTACCCTGCCGATGATCATGCCAGCGGTTATCTCCGGCTGGCTGCTGGCGTTTACCTTATCACTCGACGATCTGGTCATCGCCAGCTTCGTTTCCGGCCCTGGAGCCACCACCTTGCCGATGCTGGTCTTCTCCAGCGTGCGTATGGGGGTGAACCCGGAAATCAACGCCCTGGCAACCTTAATCCTCGGCGTGGTCGGTATTGTTGGTTTTATCGCCTGGTATTTGATGGCGCGCGCAGAAAAGCAGCGGGTGCGCGATATCCAGCGTGCAAGACGCAGCTGA
- the potH gene encoding putrescine ABC transporter permease PotH, translating into MSILEPPAGVKKTGGFARWLTRLQMAHGRKLVIALPYLWLILLFLLPFLIVFKISLAEMARAIPPYTDLWEWADGQLTLTLNLGNFLQLTDDPLYFEAYLQSLQVAGISTFCCLLLGYPLAWAVAHSKPSTRNILLLLVILPSWTSFLIRVYAWMGLLKSNGVLNNFLLWTGVIDRPLEILHTNLAVYIGIVYAYLPFMVLPIYTALTRIDYSLVEASLDLGARPLKTFFQVIVPLTKGGIIAGSMLVFIPAVGEFVIPELLGGPDSIMIGRVLWQEFFNNRDWPVASAVAIVMLLLLIVPIMWFHKHQQKQMGDHG; encoded by the coding sequence ATGAGTATATTAGAACCACCGGCCGGGGTGAAAAAAACGGGCGGTTTTGCCCGATGGCTCACGCGTTTGCAGATGGCGCATGGTCGCAAGCTGGTGATCGCGCTGCCCTATCTGTGGCTGATTCTGCTGTTTCTGCTGCCGTTCCTGATCGTCTTTAAAATCAGCCTGGCGGAGATGGCGAGAGCGATCCCGCCTTACACCGATCTGTGGGAGTGGGCGGACGGTCAGCTCACGCTGACGCTGAACCTCGGCAATTTCCTGCAACTGACCGATGACCCGCTCTATTTCGAAGCCTATCTGCAGTCGCTGCAGGTGGCGGGAATTTCGACATTCTGCTGCCTGCTGCTCGGCTATCCGCTGGCATGGGCGGTGGCGCACAGCAAACCGTCTACGCGCAATATTCTGCTGCTGCTGGTGATCCTGCCGTCGTGGACCTCATTCCTGATCCGCGTTTATGCGTGGATGGGCCTGCTGAAAAGCAACGGCGTACTGAATAATTTCCTGCTGTGGACCGGGGTTATCGATCGGCCGCTGGAGATCCTGCATACCAATCTGGCCGTTTATATCGGTATTGTATACGCCTACCTGCCGTTTATGGTGCTGCCTATCTATACCGCGCTGACGCGGATTGACTACTCGCTGGTGGAGGCGTCGCTGGATCTGGGTGCCCGGCCGCTGAAGACCTTCTTCCAGGTGATCGTCCCGTTGACCAAAGGCGGGATTATCGCCGGTTCAATGCTGGTCTTTATCCCGGCGGTCGGGGAGTTCGTGATCCCGGAACTGCTGGGCGGTCCGGACAGCATTATGATCGGGCGCGTTCTGTGGCAGGAGTTCTTTAATAACCGCGACTGGCCGGTCGCCTCAGCGGTGGCTATCGTAATGCTGCTTCTGCTGATCGTGCCGATTATGTGGTTCCACAAACATCAGCAAAAACAGATGGGGGATCATGGATGA
- the potG gene encoding putrescine ABC transporter ATP-binding subunit PotG — translation MNDAIPRPQAKTPKALTPLLEIRNLTKSFDGQHAVDDVNLTIYKGEIFALLGASGCGKSTLLRMLAGFEEPTAGQIMLDGVDLSRVPPYQRPINMMFQSYALFPHMTVEQNIAFGLKQDKLPKAEIASRVQEMLALVHMQEFAKRKPHQLSGGQRQRVALARSLAKRPKLLLLDEPMGALDKKLRDRMQLEVVDILERVGATCVMVTHDQEEAMTMAGRIAIMNRGKFVQIGEPEEIYEHPTTRYSAEFIGSVNVFEGVVKDRLEDGLVLSSPGLTHPLKVDPDASIVDNVPVWVALRPEKIMLCDEPPADGYNFATGEVIHIAYLGDLSIYHVRLQSGQMISAQLQNEHRHRKGTPTWGDEVRLCWDADSCVVLTV, via the coding sequence GTGAACGACGCAATTCCCCGCCCACAAGCGAAAACCCCCAAGGCGCTGACCCCGCTGCTGGAAATCCGTAATCTGACGAAGTCTTTCGACGGGCAGCACGCCGTCGATGACGTCAACCTCACGATTTATAAAGGTGAAATCTTCGCGCTGCTGGGCGCATCCGGCTGCGGCAAATCGACGCTGCTGCGCATGCTGGCCGGCTTTGAGGAGCCGACGGCCGGGCAAATTATGCTCGATGGCGTAGACCTGTCGCGCGTGCCGCCCTATCAGCGGCCCATCAATATGATGTTTCAGTCCTACGCGCTGTTCCCCCATATGACGGTGGAGCAGAACATTGCCTTTGGCCTGAAACAAGACAAGCTGCCGAAAGCTGAAATCGCCAGCCGGGTGCAGGAGATGCTGGCGCTGGTGCATATGCAGGAGTTCGCCAAACGCAAACCGCATCAGCTTTCCGGCGGCCAGCGTCAGCGCGTGGCGCTGGCCCGTAGCCTGGCGAAACGACCAAAACTGCTGCTGCTTGATGAGCCGATGGGCGCGCTGGATAAAAAGCTCCGTGACCGCATGCAGCTGGAAGTGGTGGATATCCTCGAGCGCGTGGGGGCCACCTGCGTCATGGTGACCCACGATCAGGAAGAGGCGATGACCATGGCGGGACGTATCGCCATTATGAACCGCGGGAAGTTCGTGCAAATCGGCGAGCCGGAGGAGATCTACGAGCATCCGACCACCCGCTACAGCGCGGAATTTATCGGCTCGGTCAACGTATTTGAAGGGGTGGTCAAAGATCGCCTGGAAGATGGTCTGGTACTGAGCTCGCCGGGGCTGACGCACCCGCTAAAAGTCGACCCTGATGCTTCCATCGTCGACAATGTACCGGTGTGGGTCGCTCTGCGCCCGGAAAAAATTATGCTCTGCGATGAGCCGCCGGCGGATGGCTATAACTTTGCGACAGGAGAGGTGATACATATCGCCTACCTCGGCGACCTGTCTATCTACCACGTACGGTTGCAAAGCGGACAGATGATCAGCGCTCAGTTGCAGAACGAACACCGCCACCGCAAGGGCACGCCAACCTGGGGCGATGAAGTGCGTTTGTGCTGGGATGCCGACAGCTGCGTTGTTCTGACGGTGTAA
- the potF gene encoding spermidine/putrescine ABC transporter substrate-binding protein PotF, translating to MTAFGKKWLTGLVTGALMAVSAGSLAAEQKTLHVYNWSDYIAPDTVANFEKETGIKVVYDVFDSNEVLEGKLMAGSTGFDLVVPSASFLERQLAAGVFQPLDKSKLPNWKNLDPEVLKLVAKHDPDNKYAVPYLWATTGIGYNVDKVKAVLGKDAPLNSWDLVLKPENLEKLKSCGVSFLDAPEEIFATVLNYLGKDPNSTKADDYTGPATDLLLKLRPNIRYFHSSQYINDLANGDICVAIGWAGDVWQAANRAKEAKNGVNVSYFIPKEGALAFFDVFAMPADAKNKDEAYQFLNYLMRPEVIAKISDKVYYANGNKASTPLVSEAIRNNPAIYPPADVFAKLFTLKVQDPKIDRVRTRAWTKVKSGK from the coding sequence ATGACCGCCTTTGGTAAAAAATGGTTAACAGGTCTGGTTACGGGTGCGTTGATGGCCGTCTCTGCCGGTTCACTCGCCGCTGAACAAAAAACCCTGCATGTTTATAACTGGTCTGATTATATTGCGCCGGATACGGTGGCAAATTTTGAAAAAGAGACCGGCATTAAAGTGGTGTACGACGTTTTTGATTCCAACGAAGTGCTGGAAGGCAAATTAATGGCGGGCAGCACCGGTTTTGACCTGGTGGTCCCGTCCGCCAGCTTCCTTGAACGTCAGCTGGCGGCAGGCGTCTTCCAGCCGCTGGACAAGAGCAAGCTGCCAAACTGGAAGAATCTTGACCCGGAAGTCCTCAAGCTGGTCGCCAAACACGACCCGGATAACAAGTACGCGGTGCCGTACCTGTGGGCGACTACCGGCATTGGCTATAACGTCGATAAAGTGAAAGCCGTGCTCGGTAAAGATGCGCCGCTGAATAGCTGGGATCTGGTGCTTAAGCCGGAGAACCTTGAAAAACTGAAAAGCTGCGGCGTCTCCTTCCTCGATGCGCCGGAAGAGATTTTCGCCACCGTCCTGAACTATCTGGGCAAAGACCCGAACAGCACAAAAGCCGATGATTACACCGGCCCGGCGACCGATCTGCTGCTGAAACTGCGGCCGAATATCCGCTACTTCCACTCTTCGCAATACATTAACGACCTTGCTAACGGCGATATTTGCGTCGCCATCGGCTGGGCTGGCGATGTCTGGCAGGCGGCGAATCGGGCAAAAGAAGCGAAGAACGGCGTGAATGTCTCCTACTTTATTCCCAAAGAGGGGGCGCTGGCGTTCTTTGATGTCTTCGCGATGCCAGCGGATGCGAAAAATAAAGATGAGGCTTATCAGTTCCTTAACTATCTGATGCGCCCGGAAGTGATCGCCAAAATCAGCGATAAGGTGTACTACGCTAACGGCAACAAAGCCTCCACGCCGCTGGTGAGCGAAGCCATCCGTAATAACCCGGCTATTTACCCGCCGGCCGATGTGTTCGCCAAACTGTTCACCCTGAAGGTGCAGGATCCGAAAATCGACCGCGTACGCACACGTGCGTGGACGAAAGTCAAAAGCGGGAAATAA
- a CDS encoding type III secretion system chaperone family protein, translated as MDSLVVPGLDTLRHWLDELGINFFECDSCQALHLPHMQNFDGIFDAKLDLVDNVVLFSALAEVKPSALLGLAADLSAINASSLTVKAFLDIQDDNLPKLVVCQALSVGVGISVEQFGWFFRQSEEQISMVILEAAANQVLYKAEEEEYAAEDIQHHFLH; from the coding sequence ATGGATTCACTGGTCGTTCCGGGTCTGGATACGCTACGTCACTGGCTCGATGAGTTAGGTATCAACTTCTTTGAGTGTGATTCCTGCCAGGCCTTGCATCTGCCGCATATGCAGAATTTCGACGGCATTTTTGATGCGAAGCTCGATCTGGTGGATAACGTCGTGCTCTTTTCGGCGCTGGCAGAAGTGAAGCCTTCGGCGCTGCTCGGGCTTGCCGCGGATCTTTCGGCAATTAACGCCAGTTCGTTGACCGTCAAAGCCTTCCTCGATATTCAGGATGACAATCTGCCCAAACTGGTGGTGTGCCAGGCGCTATCCGTCGGCGTCGGTATTAGCGTCGAACAGTTTGGCTGGTTCTTCCGCCAGAGCGAAGAGCAGATCTCTATGGTTATCCTTGAAGCGGCAGCCAACCAGGTGCTCTATAAAGCCGAAGAAGAAGAGTACGCCGCGGAAGATATTCAGCACCATTTTCTTCACTAA
- the rimK gene encoding 30S ribosomal protein S6--L-glutamate ligase, with the protein MKIAILSRDGTLYSCRRLREAAQKRGHQVEILDPLSCYMNVSPVASSMHYKGRQLPHFDAVIPRIGSAITYYGTAALRQFELLGSYPLNESVAITRARDKLRSLQLLARQGIDLPLTGIAHSPDDTSDLIAMVGGAPLVVKLVEGTQGIGVVLAETRQAAESVIDAFRGLNAHILVQEYIAEAKGRDLRCLVVGNEVVAAIERRAKEGDFRSNLHRGGVATAATISDQEREMAIRAAQTLGLDVAGVDILRATRGPLVMEVNASPGLEGIETTTGIDIAGRMIAWIERQATPEFCLKMGG; encoded by the coding sequence GTGAAAATTGCTATATTATCCCGGGATGGAACGCTTTATTCCTGTCGTCGCCTGCGTGAAGCCGCGCAAAAACGCGGCCACCAGGTGGAAATCCTCGATCCGCTTTCCTGCTATATGAACGTGAGTCCGGTGGCCTCATCGATGCACTATAAAGGACGTCAGCTCCCGCATTTTGATGCCGTGATCCCACGCATTGGTTCCGCGATTACCTATTACGGAACCGCCGCCCTTCGTCAGTTTGAACTGCTCGGTAGCTATCCGCTCAATGAATCGGTGGCGATAACCCGCGCCCGCGATAAGCTGCGCTCGCTGCAATTGCTGGCGCGCCAGGGGATCGATCTGCCGCTGACCGGCATTGCGCACTCCCCGGACGACACCAGCGACCTGATTGCCATGGTTGGCGGCGCGCCGCTGGTGGTTAAACTGGTGGAGGGGACCCAGGGCATTGGCGTGGTGCTGGCGGAGACCCGCCAGGCGGCAGAGAGCGTGATTGACGCCTTCCGCGGCCTGAACGCGCATATTCTGGTTCAGGAATATATCGCCGAGGCGAAAGGGCGGGATCTGCGCTGTCTGGTCGTGGGTAATGAAGTGGTGGCGGCTATCGAGCGGCGGGCGAAAGAGGGCGATTTCCGCTCTAACCTGCACCGCGGCGGGGTGGCGACGGCGGCCACGATCAGCGATCAGGAACGTGAGATGGCCATCAGGGCGGCGCAAACCCTGGGGCTGGATGTCGCCGGGGTGGATATCCTTCGCGCGACCCGTGGGCCGCTGGTGATGGAAGTGAACGCTTCTCCGGGCCTGGAAGGCATTGAAACCACTACCGGAATTGATATCGCCGGGCGCATGATCGCCTGGATTGAGCGTCAGGCCACGCCAGAATTTTGTCTGAAAATGGGCGGATAA